The sequence below is a genomic window from Photobacterium atrarenae.
CGGCTTCAGGTGACCGGTAATAAACATCGCCGTTTGGGCGTGATCGCGATGGGTCAACGGGATCCCGGCATACGCCGTGGCCCCGGCAGCTGCCGTGATCCCCGGCACCACCTGAAACGGGATCCCGGCATCGAACAGCACTTCCAGCTCTTCGCCACCCCGACCAAAGACAAACGGATCACCGCCTTTCAGGCGCACCACCCGCTTGCCCTGTTCGGCATACTTGACGATCAACTGGTTGGTCTCTTCCTGCGGGACACTGTGGAAGCCGGCTTTTTTGCCAACACACACCAGCTCCGCATCGCGGCGAACCAGCTCCATCACTTCATCGGACACCAGATAGTCGTACAGCACCACGTCGGCTTGCTGCATCAGTTGCAACGCCCGCAGGGTTAACAGTCCGGGATCGCCCGGGCCGGCACCTATCAGGGCCACCTGCCCTTGCGGGGCAACCTGATGCGAGAGCGCCTCCAGCTCCTGCTCTGCCGCCTGCGCCTGACCGGCTGCGACCAGCTCAGCAAAACGTCCGCCAAAGGCTTGCTCCCAGAACATGCGACGGCCCGTCAGGGTGGTGACGGTTTCAGACAGACGCCGACGAAAACGTCCGGCAATGGTTGCCATCTGGCCCAGATGCGCCGGCAACAGGGCTTCGAGTTTCTCCCGCAGCAAGCGGGCAAGAACCGGCGCTTTTCCGGACGATGAAATCGCGACAATGATCGGCGAGCGATCGACAATGGAAGGCACGATGAAACTGCAGCGCTGAGTATCATCTACCACATTCACCATCACCTGGCGCTGATTGGCAGATTGGTAAACCAGCGCATTGACAGCTTTACGATCGGTGGCAGCAATGGCGAGGAAAATACCGTCGAGATGCGACGGCTCGAATGTGTCGGCCAGGTGCGTGACCTGACCCATTTGAATCGCCTGTTGAAAATCCGGATTCAGTGCAGGGGCGATCACCCGGACATCTGCACCAGCCTTTAATAATAAGCGGGTTTTGCGCCATGCAACCTCACCGCCACCGACCACCAGGCAAGGCCGTCGCTTCAAGTCTGCAAAAATTGGCAAGTAGTCCATGTCCTGCGCCCTCTGTACTGATAACTCTCAGCACTATAGACGGGGCAAGATATTACCTGAAATTCTAAAATTTCATTTTTTATTCCAAAAAGTTTGAGGTTGGTCAATGTCGAACGGATAAAGAGGCTGAGTCTGCGAAGGTGGGACGGTCCGGTAGGTTCAATGCCTGATTCGAGTCATTTAACATCGGTTTAACCCTTGATGATAGGCCGATTGGACTTATGTTATGCCATTTTCATCTGATGTAGTGTGCACCGCCGTCTGGGAAGAATTGCCTGCTTAACCAGTCAAGGGGGCTGGCTAACCTTAAATATGAGACACCGGGCACAATATGCCTTCCCTTTCACGTTACCATCATCATTCTTTTGATACGTTAAGCACGCTTTGACAACTCACTGTTCCGGAGAAAATCATGAAATTATCTGTCAAGCCCCTGTCTGTCGCCGTTCTGGGCGGTTTGCTGACCCTGGCCGGTCCGGCTGCCGCAGAGACGATCAAGCTACGTATTCTCGAAACCACCGACATCCATACCAATGTCATGGATTATGACTATTACAAGGATAAGCCGACCCTGAAAACCGGTCTGGTCCGGACCGCGACTCTGGTCAAGCAGGCCCGCGCTGAAGTGACCAACAGTATCCTGGTGGATAACGGGGACCTGATCCAGGGCAGCCCGATGGGCGACTACATGGCAGCCAAAGGGATCAGTACCGGGGAAGTCCATCCGGTGTACAAGGCGATGAACCAGCTCGATTATGATGTCGCCAACCTGGGGAATCATGAGTTCAACTACGGCCTGGACTTCCTGAAAAAATCACTCGATGGCGCCGCCTTCCCGTACATCAACGCCAACGTGATTGATTTGAAAACCGGTCAGAACCTGTTTACCCCGTACCTGATCAAAACACACAAATTTCAGGATACCGATGGCCAAACCCACGATGTCAAAGTCGGTTATATCGGCTTCGTCCCGCCGCAAATCATGATTTGGGATAAAAAGAACCTGGAAGGGAAAGTCAAAGCGCTTGATATCAAGCAGACTGCCGAGAAATTTGTCCCGCAAATGAGAGCAGAAGGTGCCGATATCATCGTGGCGATCCCGCACTCCGGGGTTTCAGCCGATCCGTACAAGGTAATGGCGGAAAACTCGGTGTACTACCTCACCCAAGTTGAAGGGATCGACGCCATCGCTTTTGGCCACTCCCACGCCGTTTTCCCGAGCAAAGCCTTTGCCAACCTGCCCAATACTGATGTCGACAAAGGCACCATCAACGGCGTCGCGGCGGTGATGCCGGGACGCTGGGGCGATCACCTCGGGGTGATGGATCTGGTGCTGGAGAAAAGCGGCGACGGCTGGACTGTTGCCAATGCGCAGACCGAAGCCCGCCCGATTTATGATAAATATGAGAAAAAACCGCTGGTCGAAGCCGATGCCAAGCTGGTTGCTGCGGTTGCCAACGATCACACCGCGACCCGTGATTTCGTCAACCAGCCAATAGGCAAAGCCAGCGATGTAATGTACAGCTATCTGGCCCTGGTGCAGGATGATCCGACGGTACAAATCGTCAACCTGGCGCAGAAAGATTACGTGGAGCGCTTTATTCAGGGTGACCCGGACTTAGACGGGCTCCCGGTGCTCTCTGCCGCTGCGCCGTTCAAAGCCGGGGGACGGGCCAACGATCCGGCTAACTACACCGAGGTTGAAGCCGGTCAGCTGACGTTCCGCAACGCCGCCGACCTGTATCTGTACCCCAACACCCTGGTGGCGTTGAAAGTCACCGGCAAGGAAGTGAAAGAGTGGCTGGAGTGCTCAGCGGCCCAGTTCAACCAGATCAACCTCAACAGCGACCAGCCACAGGGGCTGATCAACTGGGACGGGTTCCGCACCTATAACTTTGATGTGATTGACGGCGTGCAGTACCAGATTGATGTCTCGCAGCCAGCCCGTTACGACGGGAACTGTAAGCTGATCAACGGTCAGGCCTCGCGGATCCGCGAGCTGACCTTTAATGGCAAACCGGTGAATCCGGAGCAGCCGTTCCTGATCGCCACCAACAACTACCGAGCCTACGGGGCCAAGTTTGCCGGCACCGGCGATGCCTTTATCGCATTTGCAGCCCCGGATGAAAACCGCACCGTACTGGCCAACTATATCAGCCGGATCAGCAAAGCTCAGGGTCAGGTCGTCCCGAAAGCCGATAACAACTGGCGCTTTGCCCCGCTGCAGAGCAAGCAGCCGCTGGACATTCGCTTCGAAACCTCGCCAAGTGAGAAAGCTGCGGCCTTCATCAAGGCCAACAGCCAATATCCAATGAAGCAAGTAGCGACCGACAAGATTGGATTTGCCGTTTATCAGATCGATCTCCAGTGATTCCGGTCCCCGGCGATTGCAAACCAAATCATACCGCAGCCAGGCTGCGGTATTTTTTTGCTATGATGCAAAAAACACCGCCAAGAACCTCATGATGAACGAAGAACTGCAACATTTTCTCAGCCAGTTAGGCGCGTCTCCGGCTGCGATCACCCAAGCCCTGAACGCCGCCGAGCTGATGGAACTGCCGACCCGTCACGTGCTGCTCAATCAGGGAGAGTCTCCGACCCACGGCTATTTTCTGCTCGATGGTGTCTGTCATGCCTGTTACCTGACCGCAGAAGGCAAACAGTACAGTAAAGAGTTCTACTGGGATCAGGACGTCCTGCTCGGTTTTGAAAGCCTGCTGAGCGAGCAGCCGTCCCCATTTCTGCTGGAAACCCTCTCGGCAAGTCGTTTGCTGGCTCTGCCACTGAGTCTATTCCGCGTCTGGCGGGATGAAGGTGAGCCGCTGTTCACCCGCCTGCTGGAAAGACAGTTGCTGTTTAAAGAGCAGAAAGAACGCTTTATGCTGATGCACACACCCGAAGAGCGCTACCGGCTATTCAGCAGCAGCTTTCCGGCACTGATGTCACGAGTCACGGACTACCAGATCGCCTCTTATTTAGGGATCAATCCCAGCAGTCTGAGCCGCCTCAAACAGCGCCTGGCGCAGGATGAGTAAACCGCATGCTTAGACCAGACCCAGCACCTGAACTGAAGCAAGAAACGTCTTAACCCAAGTAAATGTCCGAACGCCCCGGATCTGTTAGGGTCATGGCTTTACACGAGCCGACGAAACCGAGCGCATTCAACCCAGAGCGCGAGGCCAAAGCACCAAGCCAAGGAGAGAACCATGCAATGGCAATGCCTGACATTTGAGCAACTGACCACTCATCAGCTTTATGAACTCCTCAAGCTCAGAGTCGATGTGTTTGTGGTCGAACAAGACTGCCCCTATCCGGAACTGGATAACAAAGATCAGCTGCCGCACACCCGCCATTTACTGGGCTACCAGCAAGGTAAGCTGGCCGCATACCTGCGACTGCTAGCACCGGGCAGTACCTACCCGAACGCCAGTATCGGCCGGGTCCTGACCGCCGAATTCGCCCGCGGCAACGGGGCCGGCCATGCCCTGCTCAAGGAAGGGTTAGCGCATGCCGAGCGATTGTGGCCGGATCACAGCCTGGATATCGGGGCCCAATCGCATTTGCAGCCTTACTATGGCCGTTACGGATTTGAGCCGATTTCAGAGGAATATTTAGAAGACGGGATCCCGCATATCGACATGCGGCTGCGCAAAGGAAAAGTTCTGGGCTAAACCGGAGGGTTTGCCCCCAAGCATATCCTTAGGGGCAAACCATCCATGTGTAGTACAAATGGCTCGTTTACTGGCTGCGGACAAAACTGCCGTCCGAGCGACGGAAGAACATCACCGGCTCTCCCGAGCGACCCTCGATTTGCAGCACGTCCAGATCGCCCTGCGCTGTTTGTTTATAACGCAGCAGCTGGCCGGCTTTGATCTGGCTGAGCGGCTTGTCTTTGCCTTCAATCGCAGCGACCGCATAGAGATCGCCCAACGGCAGGGACTTATCCCGGAAGATATTGGCCAGCGTCTCGCCCTGCTTGACCTGGTAGGTTTGCCAGGCTAAAGCTTTTGCAGGTGAAGTTTCAGTCGATGAAACA
It includes:
- a CDS encoding bifunctional 2',3'-cyclic-nucleotide 2'-phosphodiesterase/3'-nucleotidase; this encodes MKLSVKPLSVAVLGGLLTLAGPAAAETIKLRILETTDIHTNVMDYDYYKDKPTLKTGLVRTATLVKQARAEVTNSILVDNGDLIQGSPMGDYMAAKGISTGEVHPVYKAMNQLDYDVANLGNHEFNYGLDFLKKSLDGAAFPYINANVIDLKTGQNLFTPYLIKTHKFQDTDGQTHDVKVGYIGFVPPQIMIWDKKNLEGKVKALDIKQTAEKFVPQMRAEGADIIVAIPHSGVSADPYKVMAENSVYYLTQVEGIDAIAFGHSHAVFPSKAFANLPNTDVDKGTINGVAAVMPGRWGDHLGVMDLVLEKSGDGWTVANAQTEARPIYDKYEKKPLVEADAKLVAAVANDHTATRDFVNQPIGKASDVMYSYLALVQDDPTVQIVNLAQKDYVERFIQGDPDLDGLPVLSAAAPFKAGGRANDPANYTEVEAGQLTFRNAADLYLYPNTLVALKVTGKEVKEWLECSAAQFNQINLNSDQPQGLINWDGFRTYNFDVIDGVQYQIDVSQPARYDGNCKLINGQASRIRELTFNGKPVNPEQPFLIATNNYRAYGAKFAGTGDAFIAFAAPDENRTVLANYISRISKAQGQVVPKADNNWRFAPLQSKQPLDIRFETSPSEKAAAFIKANSQYPMKQVATDKIGFAVYQIDLQ
- a CDS encoding GNAT family N-acetyltransferase, translating into MQWQCLTFEQLTTHQLYELLKLRVDVFVVEQDCPYPELDNKDQLPHTRHLLGYQQGKLAAYLRLLAPGSTYPNASIGRVLTAEFARGNGAGHALLKEGLAHAERLWPDHSLDIGAQSHLQPYYGRYGFEPISEEYLEDGIPHIDMRLRKGKVLG
- a CDS encoding Crp/Fnr family transcriptional regulator; this translates as MNEELQHFLSQLGASPAAITQALNAAELMELPTRHVLLNQGESPTHGYFLLDGVCHACYLTAEGKQYSKEFYWDQDVLLGFESLLSEQPSPFLLETLSASRLLALPLSLFRVWRDEGEPLFTRLLERQLLFKEQKERFMLMHTPEERYRLFSSSFPALMSRVTDYQIASYLGINPSSLSRLKQRLAQDE
- the cysG gene encoding siroheme synthase CysG — protein: MDYLPIFADLKRRPCLVVGGGEVAWRKTRLLLKAGADVRVIAPALNPDFQQAIQMGQVTHLADTFEPSHLDGIFLAIAATDRKAVNALVYQSANQRQVMVNVVDDTQRCSFIVPSIVDRSPIIVAISSSGKAPVLARLLREKLEALLPAHLGQMATIAGRFRRRLSETVTTLTGRRMFWEQAFGGRFAELVAAGQAQAAEQELEALSHQVAPQGQVALIGAGPGDPGLLTLRALQLMQQADVVLYDYLVSDEVMELVRRDAELVCVGKKAGFHSVPQEETNQLIVKYAEQGKRVVRLKGGDPFVFGRGGEELEVLFDAGIPFQVVPGITAAAGATAYAGIPLTHRDHAQTAMFITGHLKPGSDQLDWSTLARGKQTLVIYMGLMKSSHIQQQLLTHGRAADTPIAIIERGTQATQKVLKGRLSELATLAEQAASPSLIVVGEVVNLSEKLHWFGKQEQPQQPAVVKLA